A stretch of Candidatus Eisenbacteria bacterium DNA encodes these proteins:
- a CDS encoding glycoside hydrolase family 2 TIM barrel-domain containing protein, protein MTSTGSGRFTDPLGSTPLLVLGLVALAAASSVDRARAADTAPAESVRVLTDADGSRLRVGGRDFMIRGMNWDYIPIGDNYMFDLWAQPEQVIVTALEREMSLLRSMHANAIRLYTGIPPRWVKYIHERYGIYVMLNHPMGRYGFTLDGVWHPSVNYSDPAMRAALKADVLREVERYRGTPGVLIWLLGNENNYGLSWSSFEIEALPKGEREAARARHLYSLFEEITVAIHAVDSTHPVGIANGDIQYLDLIARECKSIDILGTNVYRGVSVGDLYQKVWDATGKPVLFSEFGCDAFNAREGREDQAMQARYLIGQWREIYEQSAGKGRVGNAIGGFVFQWSDGWWKYGQDSRLDVHDTHASWPDGGYVEDFVAGDNNMNEEWWGICAKGRPDDRGLFELYPRAAYYALQRCWALDAYAPGTDLRAIDAHFAGIDATSAVQQARGDKAQETADIAGKARVSGVRMELQTISTGGRRITTPPASQPQTDLPSFLGYDRMQSFYTDFEAHPTGNVTGALSVNILGHVAANPINEIFYENRGRTRSFWVDNESQPIEGIERVKVYRASVSWEAPSFQLGGFYRTGHYHWGYEGDFFGLYREANYGQNIDIYNGEAPFGFEMTGKRGLAGWKFAYGQQLWWGANPAVMASYRRAVRGVTATAIYQQDISSQTNITSSAFIPTPRTHKGTLVLEKTRGPLALTVGGIWSGANKVGQPFYFIKADSLAYLDEIFESDAFGAKAKLTYQSGRMFWYALAARMGLVADGGPTAVITFTNWTLKDCGTGNQTNVMSGLLYNLGTFQVGPNVLWQKPIMGPIPAGSPSPAIPRNALDDPFAVRTNREMVGAELMLSYDPTPATWMWAWDNDTREDARFAASLDFTYRHMPTTMDAANAIFDIGGVLQVGAFPGATPPRDLWELRARVVSSLGSRRRLVGTAFIGDGEPNGDDPRLVHRFGADARLAMESWVVSGGVHVNDWGPYDYHRDFNGTFPLQLTGDLAYTLGIPKWWYTNPQTSLGLRAIYRTLDVNSPRYFPDPGSSAKGQEWEVRSYLTFAM, encoded by the coding sequence ATGACGTCCACCGGGAGCGGCCGCTTCACCGATCCCCTCGGTTCGACGCCACTCCTGGTACTGGGGCTGGTTGCGCTGGCCGCTGCGTCATCGGTGGACCGTGCGCGCGCCGCGGACACGGCACCGGCCGAGTCGGTGCGGGTCTTGACCGACGCGGATGGCTCTCGTCTGCGGGTGGGGGGACGCGACTTCATGATTCGTGGCATGAACTGGGATTACATCCCGATCGGGGACAATTACATGTTCGACCTGTGGGCCCAGCCAGAACAGGTCATCGTGACGGCGCTCGAGCGCGAGATGTCGCTGCTGCGGAGCATGCACGCCAATGCGATCCGGCTCTATACAGGCATCCCGCCCCGGTGGGTGAAGTACATCCACGAGCGGTACGGCATCTACGTGATGCTCAACCACCCGATGGGGCGCTATGGCTTCACCCTGGATGGCGTGTGGCATCCCTCGGTGAATTACTCCGATCCGGCGATGCGGGCCGCCCTCAAGGCGGACGTCCTGCGTGAGGTCGAGCGCTACCGCGGCACCCCCGGCGTGCTGATCTGGCTGCTGGGCAACGAGAACAACTACGGCCTTTCCTGGAGTTCTTTCGAGATCGAGGCTCTCCCCAAAGGCGAGCGGGAGGCGGCGAGGGCCCGTCACTTGTACTCGCTGTTCGAGGAGATCACGGTGGCCATCCACGCCGTGGACTCCACCCACCCGGTCGGCATTGCCAACGGAGACATTCAGTACCTGGACCTGATCGCGCGGGAGTGCAAGAGCATCGACATCCTGGGCACCAACGTGTATCGCGGCGTTTCCGTGGGCGACCTGTACCAGAAGGTCTGGGATGCGACCGGCAAGCCGGTGCTCTTCTCCGAGTTCGGATGTGACGCCTTCAATGCACGCGAGGGCCGGGAAGACCAAGCGATGCAGGCGCGGTACCTGATCGGGCAGTGGCGCGAGATCTACGAGCAGAGTGCCGGCAAGGGCCGGGTTGGAAACGCAATTGGCGGCTTCGTGTTCCAGTGGAGCGATGGCTGGTGGAAGTACGGTCAGGACAGCCGCCTCGACGTACACGACACCCACGCTTCGTGGCCGGACGGCGGTTACGTGGAGGACTTCGTCGCGGGCGACAACAACATGAACGAGGAATGGTGGGGGATCTGCGCCAAGGGCCGGCCTGACGACCGTGGCCTCTTCGAGTTGTATCCGCGGGCCGCGTACTATGCCCTGCAGCGTTGCTGGGCGCTCGATGCCTACGCGCCCGGCACCGACCTCCGCGCCATCGACGCTCACTTCGCGGGCATCGACGCCACGTCGGCCGTACAGCAGGCGCGCGGCGACAAGGCGCAGGAGACCGCCGACATTGCCGGCAAGGCGCGGGTGAGCGGTGTTCGGATGGAGTTGCAGACCATCAGCACAGGCGGCCGGCGCATTACGACTCCGCCCGCGTCCCAGCCGCAGACCGATCTGCCGTCGTTCCTGGGCTACGACCGGATGCAGTCCTTCTACACCGACTTCGAGGCCCATCCAACCGGCAACGTCACCGGTGCGCTCTCCGTCAACATTCTCGGCCATGTCGCAGCCAATCCGATCAACGAGATCTTCTACGAGAATCGCGGTCGCACCCGCAGCTTCTGGGTCGACAACGAGTCGCAGCCGATCGAGGGCATCGAACGGGTGAAGGTCTACCGCGCGTCGGTGTCCTGGGAAGCCCCGTCGTTCCAGCTCGGGGGGTTCTACCGCACCGGGCACTACCACTGGGGCTATGAGGGCGACTTCTTCGGCCTCTACCGTGAGGCCAACTACGGCCAGAACATCGACATCTACAACGGCGAGGCGCCCTTCGGCTTCGAGATGACCGGCAAGCGCGGCCTGGCCGGCTGGAAGTTCGCCTACGGCCAGCAGCTGTGGTGGGGCGCGAACCCGGCGGTCATGGCCAGCTACCGCCGGGCCGTGCGCGGCGTGACTGCGACGGCCATCTACCAACAGGACATTTCGTCACAAACCAACATCACCAGCTCGGCGTTCATCCCGACCCCGCGCACGCACAAGGGCACGTTGGTGCTCGAGAAGACGCGCGGGCCCCTGGCGCTCACGGTCGGCGGCATCTGGTCTGGGGCCAACAAGGTTGGGCAGCCCTTCTACTTCATCAAGGCAGACAGCCTGGCCTACCTGGACGAGATCTTCGAGAGCGACGCCTTTGGCGCCAAGGCCAAGCTCACCTATCAGAGCGGTCGGATGTTCTGGTACGCGCTTGCAGCGCGAATGGGGTTGGTCGCCGACGGGGGGCCCACCGCGGTCATCACCTTCACGAACTGGACGCTCAAGGACTGCGGCACCGGCAACCAGACCAACGTAATGAGCGGGCTGCTGTACAACCTCGGCACGTTTCAGGTCGGACCCAATGTCCTGTGGCAGAAGCCCATCATGGGTCCCATCCCAGCGGGATCTCCTTCGCCGGCGATCCCGCGCAATGCGCTCGACGACCCGTTTGCGGTGCGCACCAACCGCGAGATGGTGGGCGCCGAGCTGATGCTGAGCTACGACCCCACACCCGCCACGTGGATGTGGGCATGGGACAACGACACGCGCGAGGACGCCCGGTTCGCGGCCAGCCTCGATTTCACCTATCGGCACATGCCGACCACGATGGACGCGGCCAACGCCATCTTCGATATCGGAGGCGTGCTGCAGGTGGGAGCGTTCCCGGGCGCGACGCCACCCCGCGACCTGTGGGAGCTGCGCGCACGCGTGGTGTCGAGCCTGGGCTCGCGGCGGCGCCTCGTGGGAACCGCGTTCATCGGCGACGGCGAGCCCAACGGTGACGACCCTCGCCTCGTCCACCGCTTCGGCGCCGATGCACGGCTGGCGATGGAGTCCTGGGTCGTCAGCGGCGGCGTGCATGTCAACGACTGGGGGCCATACGACTACCACCGCGACTTCAACGGCACCTTCCCGCTTCAGCTCACCGGCGACTTGGCGTACACGCTGGGGATACCGAAGTGGTGGTACACGAATCCGCAGACCAGCCTCGGGCTGAGGGCCATCTACCGCACCCTGGACGTCAACTCGCCGCGTTATTTTCCCGATCCCGGGAGCAGTGCCAAGGGCCAGGAGTGGGAGGTCCGGTCGTATCTCACGTTCGCGATGTGA
- a CDS encoding ABC transporter ATP-binding protein, with the protein MPDPLLSIRDLCVDYITERGPVRAVDSLSLDVASGEVLGIAGESGCGKSSLAHALLRTLPPPGVISRGAVRFEGRDLLAMSEMELRRIRWRRMAMVFQGAMDALNPVIPVGEQIEDVIRTHTGARRKATRQQAGRLLESVGIAADRLGAYSHQLSGGMRQRVNIAMALALEPALLILDEPTTALDVILEREILRQIRGLQARLGFAVLFISHDLARMLEFSDRVAVFYAARMVELGPAAMVAGAPAHPYTQGLLRAFPRLRSGPAQPTSIPGVPPSLMNPPAGCRFHPRCALAVPACRERPPEFREVTPGHFAACPLGT; encoded by the coding sequence ATGCCTGATCCTCTGCTCTCGATCCGCGACCTGTGCGTCGATTACATCACCGAGCGCGGGCCGGTGCGCGCGGTGGATTCGCTGTCCCTTGACGTGGCGTCAGGCGAGGTGCTGGGGATTGCCGGCGAGTCCGGTTGCGGCAAATCATCGCTCGCCCATGCGCTGTTGCGAACGCTCCCGCCTCCGGGGGTGATCTCGCGCGGCGCGGTCCGCTTCGAGGGCCGGGACTTGCTGGCGATGTCGGAGATGGAGCTGCGGCGCATCCGCTGGCGACGCATGGCGATGGTGTTCCAGGGTGCGATGGACGCGCTGAACCCCGTGATACCGGTGGGGGAGCAAATCGAGGACGTCATTCGCACTCACACCGGCGCCCGACGCAAGGCCACGCGACAGCAAGCCGGAAGATTGCTCGAATCGGTGGGGATCGCCGCCGATCGGCTCGGCGCCTATTCGCATCAGCTCTCGGGCGGCATGCGGCAACGCGTCAACATCGCGATGGCGCTGGCGCTCGAACCGGCGCTGCTGATCCTGGACGAACCCACAACGGCGCTCGACGTGATCCTGGAGCGTGAGATCCTGCGGCAGATCCGTGGGCTCCAGGCCCGGCTCGGCTTCGCGGTGCTGTTCATCAGCCACGACTTGGCGCGAATGCTGGAGTTCTCGGACCGCGTCGCGGTGTTCTACGCGGCACGGATGGTGGAATTGGGCCCAGCGGCCATGGTGGCCGGTGCGCCCGCCCATCCGTACACGCAGGGCCTGCTGCGCGCCTTCCCACGTCTTCGAAGCGGTCCCGCCCAGCCTACGAGCATCCCCGGCGTGCCTCCTAGCCTGATGAATCCGCCGGCAGGCTGCCGGTTTCACCCACGCTGCGCGCTAGCGGTGCCGGCGTGTCGAGAGCGGCCGCCCGAGTTCCGCGAGGTGACCCCGGGCCACTTCGCCGCCTGTCCCCTGGGGACGTAG
- a CDS encoding ATP-binding cassette domain-containing protein, whose protein sequence is MFAHRTKSPPPNRGSSMAIAEMNSRPPLLEVRGVRKAFVSRGVFAKAHRIVAIADFNLRIDRQEVVAVVGESGSGKSTLARLILRLDSPDGGGILLDGEDVLRRERGGATRAYRRRVQMVFQDPFGSLNPVHDVAHHLIRPLACLRRLRPDTGAKASAADLRVRALELLRRVGLEPAEEFLQRHPYELSGGQRQRVAIARALAAEPDLLVADEPTSMLDVSIRMDILKLLLRLKRDSGLAILLITHDLASARFLADRIVVLRHGAVVEEGSAEQVVGSPRHEYTRALLAAIAEPPGAAAR, encoded by the coding sequence ATGTTCGCGCACCGAACAAAGTCGCCGCCGCCAAACCGAGGAAGCTCGATGGCGATCGCCGAGATGAATTCGAGACCGCCCCTGCTCGAGGTGCGAGGAGTTCGTAAGGCATTTGTTTCCAGGGGAGTGTTTGCCAAGGCCCATCGCATCGTAGCGATAGCGGATTTCAACCTGAGAATCGATCGCCAAGAAGTCGTGGCGGTGGTGGGCGAGTCCGGCAGCGGGAAAAGCACGCTGGCGCGGCTGATCCTGCGGCTCGACAGCCCCGACGGCGGTGGAATCCTACTGGACGGCGAGGATGTGCTTCGTCGTGAGCGGGGAGGGGCGACTCGCGCGTATCGCCGCCGCGTTCAGATGGTGTTCCAAGATCCGTTCGGGTCGCTCAATCCGGTGCACGATGTCGCTCATCACCTCATCCGTCCCCTGGCTTGCCTGAGACGCCTGCGACCCGACACCGGCGCGAAGGCCAGCGCAGCCGATCTGCGCGTGCGCGCGCTCGAGCTCCTGCGCCGGGTCGGACTCGAGCCCGCCGAGGAGTTCCTGCAGCGCCATCCCTACGAACTGTCGGGAGGCCAGAGACAGCGCGTGGCGATCGCACGTGCGCTCGCTGCGGAGCCCGATTTGCTGGTGGCCGACGAGCCAACCTCGATGCTCGACGTCTCGATCCGCATGGACATCCTCAAGCTGCTGCTCCGACTCAAGAGGGATTCCGGTCTCGCGATCCTCCTCATCACGCACGACCTGGCCTCGGCGCGTTTCCTCGCCGACCGAATCGTCGTGTTGCGACATGGAGCGGTCGTGGAGGAAGGAAGCGCGGAGCAGGTGGTGGGTTCCCCGCGCCACGAATACACGAGGGCGTTGCTGGCAGCGATTGCCGAGCCGCCTGGAGCCGCTGCCCGATGA